The genomic segment TTTTACGCCTGAACTTGTAGTTGAAAAGATGTGTCACTCCCCAGCCACTCTTTTCAGGATTGAAAAACGAGGCTTTATACGCGAGGGATACTTTGCCGACCTTGTGCTTGTTAATCCAAATAAATCACAGGCTGTTGCCAAGGAGAACCTGTACTATAAGTGTGGCTGGTCGCCCCTGGAGGGAGAAACACTTTCACACACAGTTGAAATGACAATTGTAAACGGGAGAATTGTTTACAGTAAAGGAGTTTTCAATGAAACCATTAAGGGAAAAGCTCTAACCTTTAATCCCTAAACCAATGAACATTAAGTTTAAGTTGATTTTGCTTGCTATTGTGTTTGGGTCGTGCAGCAATCTGCAGCCTAAAAATGTAATTGTTGACATTACAGGAAAGGAACAGGACTTAACCTTAATTGCCGATAGCATTAAGTATGAAGTTGTAGTTCAAGCATCCGAAAACGATATTTGGGAAAGTGAAAGGCTTCAAGGCTACCGGAACCACAAAAGTTTTATTGATGGCACATTTAAAGGTATACTTAGCGGTAAATTAAAGGTTTTTGACTATACAACTAACGAACCATTGACCGTTGAAGAGGTTAGAAAGATAATTGAAGACAATAAAATAGATGCTTCACAAATTGGCAAGCTACTTTTTACGGAAAAGTGGTTTACTGATAAACAAGGGCACCTCCATAAAAAGATACTCTCCATAACCTTTGGTAAATCCGAGTATAGCAAACAAGGAACCTTTAAAGGATATAGCGCGCTATTCACGGTAAAATACTAGGCGCTAGCTGGCGTCCATAACAAAGCGTGCAGTACTTCTGGTTCTTTGTTGAAGATAAACAACCCGATTGCCAATAAAATCCCCAATTATTTCCGGCGTGTAATGCCGAATGGTTAACAGTTCAAGGTTACTGTTGTAACGAACGGCAAATTCGTGTTTCATTTCTTCCAGTGCATCACCAAGCCGGAGCTTATCGTTGTCAACGCAAACGGTAAAGTTTATGGCTGAATTATGCACCATATTAACCTTAATGCGATGTTTATATAGCAACGCAAAAATCTTACTGAGGCAATCCTCAATTACAAACGAAAAATCGCGGGGCGAAAGGGTTATTAGAACCTGGTTTCTTTTGAGTACCAACACAGGGGGTAGCTTAACGGGAGTGTCGGAATGGGCAATTATAGTTCCCTGAGCATCGGGCTCCATGAACGATTTTACATAAAGGGGTATCTTTTTATTCTGTATAGGTTTTATTGTTTTTGGGTGAATAATTTGTGCTCCGCAATAGGCAAGCTCAATAGCCTCCTGATACGACACAATGTTAAGCTTAACCGCATTGCTGAAAATCTTAGGATCGGCGCTTAACACACCTGCAACATCTTTCCAAATGGTTACGTCCTGTGCGTCGAGAAGATTGGCAAGAATGGCAGCCGTGTAATCGGAACCCTCACGCCCTAGCGTGGTTGTTGTTCCCACCTCAGTTCCTGCTATAAAGCCCTGGGTTAAAAAGATATTTGCCGATGAGAAATCGAACTCACGCTGGCACAATAGCCGCGATGTTGATTCATCAATTACTCCTTCACGGTAAGATGTATCGGACCTCAGGCATCGCCTTGCATCCACTAAAGTATTGGCAATGCCAATAAAATTAAGGTAGTGGCTGACAATCCGGGTAGAGAAGAGCTCGCCGAACGACACAACCTGATCGTAATGGAAATCGTATCCCTTTGTAGGAGCCTGGCCAAACTGGGTTTCTAACTGGTTGAACAGGGTTTGCAGCTCAGCAATAAGCAAGTGGTTGGAATCCCCCTCAACCAAATCCAGTGCCTCGTTTAGGTGGAATTGCTTAATCTCCTTGAGTTTGGTATTCATTGCCGTTAAATCGGCATTCATCCAGTGCATTAAAACCTCCTCGAGCGCATTGGTTGTTTTAGCCATAGCCGATACAACAATCACTAGATTTTCTGCAGAAAATCTTTTTACAATGTTGGCCAAATTTCTAATAGCACCAGCCGACTTAACCGAGGCTCCGCCAAACTTAAAGACACGAATGGGTTTCATTGCCAAAAAATTTCTCAAACTTACAAAAAAGCAAAGTATTTCCCCTTAACATGTATGTTACTTTTTTTAGAGATTGCTTGTTAAGGAATGGTATCGCAAACGTTTTAAATTTGATTTTTTTTGTATTGCAATGCCTTTGCAACGGAAAAAATGGCTAATTTTACTCACAAATTAGAATTAATAACTATCATGCACGGTTACAATGTAAAAACACTAACACAGTTTATAATTGAGAGGCAAGCCGATTTCCCCTATGCTACAGGGGAATTCACCCGGTTGCTTTACCACGTGGGAGTAGCAGCAAAACTTGTTAACAAGAAGGTTAACAAGGCCGGACTTGTTGACGTTTTGGGCGAGGCGGGAAATATAAACGTGCAGGGCGAGGAGCAGAAAAAGCTCGACCTGTTGGCCAACTGGCAATTTGTACAAGCGCTTAAAAACAGCAGAGAGTGCTGCGGTGTAGCATCGGAAGAGGACCAGGAAATAATTACTTGGGACGATGAGCTTAGCCAGGATGGCAACTACATCTTTTGCATGGATCCACTCGATGGCTCCTCCAATATTGATGTAAATGTATCAATCGGAACTATTTTTAGCATTTACCGACGGATAAGCCCCCGTGGAACAAAGCCTACCATGGAGGATTTCCTGCAGCCTGGCAATAAACAGGTAGCCGCAGGGTACGTAATATACGGATCGTCAACTATGCTTGTTTATACCACAGGCCGTGGAGTTTACGGTTTCACCCTTGATCCATCCATAGGTGAGTTTTGCCTATCGCACCTTAATATAGTTACGCCACCCGATGGGGCAATATACTCCATAAACGAAGGTAACTATAACCACTTCCCTGAGGGTGTTAAAAAATATATTGAGTATTGTAAGCAGGAAGATAAGCCCACAAAAAGACCTTACTCTGCAAGGTATATTGGTTCGTTGGTTTCCGACTTTCACAGGAATCTCCTTAAGGGAGGTATTTTCATGTATCCGCCAACCGCATCGGCACCAAAAGGCAAGTTGCGCTTAATTTACGAGTGCAACCCTATTGCTTTCCTGGCCGAACAAGCTGGAGGCATTGCCACCGATGGTAAAAATAGAATTCTCGACATTAAGCCAGAATCGCTTCACCAAAGAGTTCCTATTTATGTAGGTTCAAAAAATATGGTTCAAAAGCTTCATGAATTTTTATAGAAACCTCAATAAATAAATATGTTATTCGCGCTAAACTGTGGAGCGTAAACATGTTATTCTCCAAATTCCACCACGTTAACCATTAACTACTTAATGGATTATATTATCCGAGTTTTTTCAATAGAAGCACAATAAATCATTTAAACAGCTTGTTTCTATTGACTTATCGAAGTAATCCAGACTTATCAAAATTTTTAATTCCGAGATCTCGGAATGATTAAATTTTGTTAGTCGATTCGTCAATTTAAAAATTCATATAACCAACTTCCTCCAAAAATGTTTCTGTATCCACATTTTTATTAGCCCGTTTGAATTTGTTAATTCATGGTCATTTGGTTTAGCCGTTCACTTTTTACTATTCCTCTAACTTCCTCTAACTCCATCATATTCTTCTTATTCCGAATCATTCCGAATCATTCAGGTTTATTCCGACTCATTCTTCTAAAATTAGCCCGTTTGAATTTGTTAATTCTATGGTATTTGGGATTAATATTGGTCGTATATAACATTAGCAGTACCTTAATAAAGAAGGGAAAGTAGTTAAATCCAGCTAAAATTTATTTTCAAATAATAATTTGCTCATTTGAAAGTTGGCTTATTCTATATATTTCATTTTCTGGTTTTTAGGAAAAATTGAAAAAATAATTAAATAAAATTTTTTAATCAATTTATTGTAAATATTTGCATTTTAAAATAAAATGTTTTTAAATTGCAATTCAAAACAATTAGAAATCAGGAGTTAAAACACTAAACTAACCAACCATGAAAAAAATTACACTCTCAAAAGAGGAGATTGAAGATCTAAAAGATCTTTACCAATCAGAGATCGATAGGGCACAACGACGAATTGATAGTTTAAAATCAATTTTGCGAAAAATTGAAAAGGGCGATTTAGGCGACGAAAAGGAAGTTGCCGCTCCTAAAAAAAGAGGACGCAAACCAAAAGTAAAAGAATCAGCAGAACCCACTGCCCCCAAAAAAAGAGGACGTCCCAAGAAAATTACAGCCGAGGCCGATAAAAGCGCCCAAACAAAAGAGCCCAAGAAAAGAGGAAGGAAACCAAAAGTAGCCTCAGAAACAAAAACTGAAAAACCAAAAAAAGGGCGTAAAAAAATAGCTAAGAAAAAGGTTAAAACATCGCCTCCCAAGAAAAGGGGACGGAAACCAAAATCGTTACGAAAGGGTTTAAAACCAACCGTTGGGGGCGAAAAAATTAAATGGAACGATTTAATTATCGATATTTTTAAATCGAACGATAAGTTGCTCCAGGCAAAGGACCTTACAGTGGGAGCTCTTGAAAAACTTCAGCTGCCCGAGGTTGAAAAGGACAGAACCCGTATGGCCGTAGCAACCAATCTTACAAAACTAACAAAATACGAAAAAAAGATTTTGAAGTACACCCGTCCGGACGATAAAATAGCCTACTACGGTTTGGCAGAATGGTTCAATGAGGATGGAACCCTAAAGCCTGAGTACCAAAATAAATTCTAAATTTCATTCTTTATCGATAAAAAGGCCGTAAATTGCGGCCTTTAATTTTTATATTATGGGAAGTGTATTTGAAACGGCAGGTCGCGCCCTTGGTGAGGTTGTTTACCAGAATCGAAATTTAGACCAGGTAATATCGTACTGGATTGCTCAAAATAAATTATGGGAGCCCTTTGATAAGTACCAGTTTGCAGTTATTGTGGAGGAAACA from the Tenuifilum sp. 4138str genome contains:
- a CDS encoding aspartate kinase; the protein is MKPIRVFKFGGASVKSAGAIRNLANIVKRFSAENLVIVVSAMAKTTNALEEVLMHWMNADLTAMNTKLKEIKQFHLNEALDLVEGDSNHLLIAELQTLFNQLETQFGQAPTKGYDFHYDQVVSFGELFSTRIVSHYLNFIGIANTLVDARRCLRSDTSYREGVIDESTSRLLCQREFDFSSANIFLTQGFIAGTEVGTTTTLGREGSDYTAAILANLLDAQDVTIWKDVAGVLSADPKIFSNAVKLNIVSYQEAIELAYCGAQIIHPKTIKPIQNKKIPLYVKSFMEPDAQGTIIAHSDTPVKLPPVLVLKRNQVLITLSPRDFSFVIEDCLSKIFALLYKHRIKVNMVHNSAINFTVCVDNDKLRLGDALEEMKHEFAVRYNSNLELLTIRHYTPEIIGDFIGNRVVYLQQRTRSTARFVMDAS
- the fbp gene encoding class 1 fructose-bisphosphatase; this encodes MANFTHKLELITIMHGYNVKTLTQFIIERQADFPYATGEFTRLLYHVGVAAKLVNKKVNKAGLVDVLGEAGNINVQGEEQKKLDLLANWQFVQALKNSRECCGVASEEDQEIITWDDELSQDGNYIFCMDPLDGSSNIDVNVSIGTIFSIYRRISPRGTKPTMEDFLQPGNKQVAAGYVIYGSSTMLVYTTGRGVYGFTLDPSIGEFCLSHLNIVTPPDGAIYSINEGNYNHFPEGVKKYIEYCKQEDKPTKRPYSARYIGSLVSDFHRNLLKGGIFMYPPTASAPKGKLRLIYECNPIAFLAEQAGGIATDGKNRILDIKPESLHQRVPIYVGSKNMVQKLHEFL